In Massilia forsythiae, one DNA window encodes the following:
- a CDS encoding UDP-glucose dehydrogenase family protein, translating to MNISVIGTGYVGLVSGACFAEVGNTVLCLDVDRRKIAMLEAGAIPIHEPGLDSLVQRNAEAGRLLFSSDYDDAVADADIIFLAVGTPPDEDGSADLTHILSAARSIGQRLVKPAVIVDKSTVPVGTADKVRAAIAAELARRGVEVAFSVVSNPEFLKEGAAIEDFMRPDRIVVGSDDPDAAQQMRKLYAPFSRNHEKFVEMDVRSAELTKYAANAMLATRISFMNELANLSEVLGADIEAVRLGIGMDPRIGPDFLYAGMGYGGSCFPKDVKALVKTASDNGQHLHLLSATDMVNDAQKNVLFSKLVRFFGGVEGLHGKNIALWGLSFKPDTDDMREAPSRILIRALFAAGARVTAYDPVAAGEARRVLAAEHGERLCDERLALAPSAHAALEGADVLVLVTEWKEFRAPDLPLLAASLRHKAVFDGRNLYDPAAFAAAGLVYEGIGRRAAAM from the coding sequence ATGAACATTTCAGTTATCGGCACCGGCTACGTCGGCCTGGTGTCCGGCGCCTGCTTTGCCGAAGTCGGCAACACCGTCCTGTGCCTGGACGTCGACCGGCGCAAGATCGCCATGCTCGAGGCGGGCGCGATCCCGATCCACGAGCCCGGCCTGGACAGCCTGGTGCAGCGCAATGCCGAGGCCGGCCGCTTGCTGTTTTCCTCGGACTACGACGATGCGGTGGCCGACGCCGACATCATCTTCCTGGCCGTCGGCACGCCGCCGGACGAGGACGGCAGCGCCGATTTGACCCATATCCTGTCGGCGGCGCGCAGCATCGGCCAGCGCCTGGTGAAGCCGGCGGTGATCGTCGACAAGTCGACCGTGCCGGTCGGCACCGCCGACAAGGTGCGCGCGGCGATCGCCGCGGAACTGGCCCGGCGCGGCGTCGAGGTCGCCTTCAGCGTGGTCAGCAACCCGGAATTCCTCAAGGAAGGCGCGGCGATCGAGGACTTCATGCGTCCCGACCGCATCGTGGTGGGCAGCGACGATCCCGATGCCGCGCAGCAGATGCGCAAACTGTATGCGCCGTTCAGCCGCAACCACGAGAAATTCGTCGAGATGGACGTGCGCAGCGCGGAACTGACGAAATATGCCGCCAACGCCATGCTGGCCACGCGCATCAGCTTCATGAACGAACTGGCCAACCTGTCCGAAGTGCTGGGTGCCGACATCGAGGCGGTGCGCCTGGGAATCGGCATGGATCCGCGCATCGGCCCGGATTTTCTCTATGCGGGAATGGGCTACGGCGGCTCCTGTTTTCCGAAGGACGTCAAAGCGCTGGTCAAAACCGCCAGCGACAATGGCCAGCATCTACACCTGTTGAGTGCAACCGACATGGTCAATGATGCTCAAAAAAACGTGTTATTCAGCAAGCTCGTACGCTTCTTCGGCGGCGTCGAAGGCTTGCACGGCAAGAACATCGCCTTGTGGGGCCTGTCGTTCAAGCCGGACACCGACGATATGCGTGAAGCGCCCAGCCGCATCCTGATCCGCGCCCTGTTCGCCGCCGGCGCGCGCGTGACCGCCTACGATCCGGTGGCGGCCGGCGAGGCGCGGCGCGTGCTGGCGGCGGAACACGGCGAGCGGCTGTGCGATGAACGCCTGGCGCTGGCGCCGTCGGCGCACGCTGCGCTCGAGGGCGCCGACGTACTGGTGCTGGTCACCGAGTGGAAGGAATTCCGCGCGCCCGACTTGCCGCTGCTGGCGGCGTCGCTGCGGCACAAGGCCGTGTTCGACGGCCGCAACCTCTACGACCCGGCCGCGTTCGCCGCCGCCGGCCTGGTGTATGAAGGCATCGGCCGGCGCGCCGCCGCCATGTAG
- a CDS encoding NAD-dependent epimerase/dehydratase family protein produces MKASAGAPPPCSVDATMGGAASGIADLAGSAADGGRGPVLVTGAAGFVGSAVAARLAAMGQRVVGCDNFNDYYDPALKRHRAAALLEPAGVACQAVELSDAGQTAALFERVAPALVVHLAAQAGVRHSLQHPGAYVQANLVGFAHVLESCRRHRVAHLLYASSSSVYGASARTPFSEHDQTDAPLSLYAATKKANEVMAYSYSHLYGLPATGLRFFTVYGPWGRPDMAYFIFARKMLAGQHIPVFAEGKLLRDFTYIDDIVEGVVRLLFKPPPASNQPAHALFNIGHDQPVRVLDFIHALEHAFGVRAALDFQPMQPGDVPATHADTGKLQAWIGYKPGTSLEAGLAAFARWYELAVRENVSYLK; encoded by the coding sequence ATGAAGGCATCGGCCGGCGCGCCGCCGCCATGTAGCGTTGATGCCACCATGGGCGGCGCGGCCAGCGGTATCGCAGACCTTGCAGGCAGCGCGGCAGATGGCGGCCGCGGGCCGGTGCTGGTCACCGGCGCCGCCGGCTTCGTCGGCAGCGCGGTCGCGGCGCGCCTGGCCGCCATGGGGCAGCGCGTGGTCGGCTGCGACAATTTCAACGATTACTACGACCCGGCCCTGAAGCGCCACCGCGCCGCGGCGTTGCTGGAGCCGGCCGGGGTCGCCTGCCAGGCGGTCGAGCTGAGCGACGCCGGGCAGACGGCGGCGCTGTTCGAGCGCGTCGCGCCGGCCCTGGTGGTGCACCTGGCGGCCCAGGCCGGGGTGCGCCATTCGCTGCAGCACCCGGGCGCCTACGTGCAGGCCAACCTGGTCGGCTTCGCCCACGTGCTGGAATCCTGCCGCCGGCACCGGGTGGCGCACCTGCTGTACGCCAGCAGCAGCAGCGTATACGGGGCCAGCGCCCGCACCCCGTTCAGCGAGCACGACCAGACCGATGCGCCGCTGTCGCTGTACGCGGCCACCAAGAAGGCCAACGAGGTGATGGCGTACAGCTACAGCCATTTGTACGGCCTGCCCGCCACCGGGCTGCGTTTCTTCACCGTGTACGGGCCATGGGGCCGCCCGGACATGGCGTATTTCATCTTTGCGAGAAAAATGTTGGCGGGGCAGCATATTCCCGTGTTCGCGGAAGGCAAGCTGTTGCGTGACTTTACCTATATCGACGACATCGTCGAAGGGGTGGTGCGCCTGCTGTTCAAGCCGCCGCCGGCGTCGAACCAGCCGGCGCACGCGCTGTTCAACATCGGCCACGACCAGCCGGTGCGGGTGCTGGATTTCATTCATGCGCTGGAACACGCGTTCGGCGTGCGCGCCGCGCTCGATTTCCAGCCGATGCAGCCGGGCGACGTGCCGGCCACCCATGCCGATACCGGCAAGCTGCAGGCCTGGATCGGCTACAAGCCGGGCACCTCGCTCGAAGCGGGATTGGCGGCGTTTGCCCGCTGGTACGAGCTCGCGGTGCGCGAAAACGTGTCGTACCTGAAGTGA
- a CDS encoding DUF2721 domain-containing protein: MNIQTNDIGHVIQLAIAPVFLLTGVATKLTVLTNRLARIIDRTRDLKLRLQQGPDRDIHEELDVLYQRWQLINYAITSSTACGFLICVIIACLFLGDTAGLPLDRYIAGMFVVAMIALIASFIFLLREVLVSFRYMRLHLHDPSGRSC, from the coding sequence ATGAATATCCAGACCAACGACATCGGCCACGTGATCCAGCTGGCGATCGCACCGGTGTTCCTGCTGACCGGCGTCGCCACCAAGTTGACGGTGCTGACCAACCGCCTGGCGCGCATCATCGACCGCACCCGCGACCTCAAATTGCGGCTGCAGCAGGGGCCGGACCGGGACATCCACGAAGAGCTGGACGTGCTGTACCAGCGCTGGCAGTTGATCAACTACGCGATCACGTCCAGCACCGCCTGCGGCTTCCTGATCTGCGTGATCATCGCTTGCCTGTTCCTGGGCGACACTGCCGGCCTGCCGCTCGACCGGTACATCGCCGGCATGTTCGTGGTGGCGATGATCGCCCTGATCGCCAGCTTCATCTTCCTGCTGCGCGAAGTGCTGGTCTCGTTCCGCTACATGCGCCTGCACCTGCACGACCCGTCCGGACGCTCCTGCTGA
- a CDS encoding DUF2750 domain-containing protein, which translates to MTIDARQVAALVMLSGPQRYDYFIRRVAESGVVWGLYRQGWALAKKEDGTLIFPLWPDSEFAAICADYEWTGYRPQSFTLAELQDELLPQLAQDGIVTGVFHTPGARDVMPGAGLLRADLADAVRSRERERGPGAQGDAP; encoded by the coding sequence ATGACGATCGATGCAAGACAGGTGGCGGCGCTGGTGATGCTGTCCGGACCGCAGCGCTACGACTATTTCATCCGCCGCGTGGCCGAGAGCGGCGTGGTGTGGGGCCTGTACCGCCAGGGCTGGGCGCTGGCGAAGAAGGAGGACGGCACCCTGATCTTTCCCCTGTGGCCGGACAGCGAGTTCGCCGCCATCTGCGCCGACTACGAATGGACCGGCTACCGGCCGCAATCCTTTACGCTCGCCGAACTCCAGGACGAACTGCTGCCGCAGCTGGCGCAGGACGGCATCGTCACCGGCGTGTTCCACACCCCGGGCGCGCGCGACGTGATGCCCGGCGCCGGCCTGCTGCGCGCCGACCTGGCCGATGCGGTGCGCAGCCGCGAGCGCGAGCGCGGCCCCGGCGCGCAGGGAGACGCGCCATGA
- a CDS encoding beta-ketoacyl-ACP synthase III, translated as MKPVVISGTGLFTPPHAISNDELVTAFNAYVELFNAEHAERIAAGAVAALEPSSSAFIEKASGIKSRYVMEKTGILDATHMTPRINERADEELSLQAEICVAAARQALARANRTPADIDMVLVAASNMQRAYPAMAVEVQDALGIEGFGFDMNVACSSATFAIQTAAGAVQTGQARAVLVLNPEITSAHLNFRDRDSHFIFGDACTAMVIEAADTAVGEHQFEILDSKLKTKFSNNIRNNFGFMNRFDEAGIGQADKLFRQQGRKVFKEVCPMAAEMIRDTVAGAGLAVTDVSRFWLHQANLSMNQLIMRTLLGRDAVAGEAPVILDTYANTSSAGSIIAFHSYQDDLPSGAKGVICSFGAGYSIGCVVVRKK; from the coding sequence ATGAAACCTGTCGTCATCAGCGGCACCGGCCTGTTCACGCCTCCCCATGCCATTTCGAACGATGAGCTGGTGACGGCGTTCAACGCCTACGTCGAACTGTTCAACGCCGAGCACGCCGAGCGCATCGCCGCCGGCGCCGTCGCCGCGCTGGAGCCGTCCAGCAGCGCCTTCATCGAAAAGGCATCGGGCATCAAGTCGCGCTACGTGATGGAAAAGACGGGCATCCTGGACGCGACGCACATGACGCCGCGCATCAATGAGCGCGCCGACGAAGAACTGTCGCTGCAGGCGGAGATCTGCGTGGCGGCGGCGCGCCAGGCGCTGGCGCGCGCCAACCGCACCCCGGCCGACATCGACATGGTGCTGGTCGCGGCCAGCAACATGCAGCGCGCCTACCCGGCCATGGCGGTCGAGGTGCAGGACGCACTCGGCATCGAGGGCTTCGGTTTCGACATGAACGTGGCGTGCTCGTCGGCCACCTTCGCGATCCAGACCGCGGCCGGCGCGGTGCAGACCGGGCAGGCGCGCGCGGTGCTGGTGCTGAACCCGGAAATCACCAGCGCCCACCTGAATTTCCGCGACCGCGACAGCCATTTCATCTTCGGCGACGCCTGCACTGCGATGGTCATCGAAGCGGCCGACACGGCCGTCGGCGAGCACCAGTTCGAGATCCTCGACTCGAAGCTCAAGACCAAGTTCTCGAACAATATCCGCAACAACTTCGGTTTCATGAACCGCTTCGACGAAGCCGGCATCGGCCAGGCCGACAAACTGTTCCGCCAGCAAGGCCGCAAGGTGTTCAAGGAAGTCTGCCCGATGGCTGCCGAGATGATCCGCGACACCGTGGCCGGCGCCGGCCTGGCGGTGACCGACGTGTCGCGCTTCTGGCTGCACCAGGCCAACCTGAGCATGAACCAATTGATCATGCGTACCCTGCTGGGCCGCGACGCCGTCGCGGGCGAGGCGCCGGTGATCCTGGACACCTATGCCAACACTTCGTCGGCCGGTTCCATCATCGCCTTCCACTCGTACCAGGACGATTTGCCCAGCGGCGCCAAGGGCGTCATCTGTTCGTTCGGCGCCGGCTATTCGATCGGCTGCGTGGTGGTACGCAAGAAGTAA
- the pip gene encoding prolyl aminopeptidase, translating into MPATPPFLFPPILPIRHGMLAVDALHTIYWEEVGNPNGIPVIFLHGGPGAGLSPQHRRFFDPAVYRVILFDQRGAGKSTPLGEWKNNTTQLLIDDIERLRVMFHVERWLVFGGSWGSTLALAYGQAHPERCLGFVLRGIFLCTRAEVEFFLYGVQWFYPELYDDFVSPIPPEERGDLLQAYARRLLCDDPRQYWPAARAWSRFEGRRVFLLPQEEEGSSDTLDLGVGRLEAHYMAHGAFLDEGQLLRDLPRIAHLPAVIVQGRYDVICPPLSAYRLHQAWPGSRLHMIADAGHGALETGIARALVAATEQFKRHGRFE; encoded by the coding sequence ATGCCCGCCACTCCGCCGTTCCTGTTCCCGCCGATCCTGCCCATCCGCCACGGCATGCTGGCGGTCGACGCGCTGCACACGATCTACTGGGAAGAGGTGGGCAATCCGAACGGCATTCCGGTCATCTTCCTGCACGGCGGACCGGGTGCGGGCCTGTCGCCGCAGCACCGCCGCTTCTTCGATCCGGCGGTCTACCGCGTGATCCTGTTCGACCAGCGCGGCGCCGGCAAATCGACGCCGCTGGGCGAGTGGAAGAACAACACCACGCAATTGCTGATCGACGACATCGAGCGCCTGCGCGTCATGTTCCACGTCGAGCGCTGGCTGGTGTTCGGCGGTTCCTGGGGCTCCACGCTGGCGCTCGCCTATGGGCAGGCGCATCCGGAACGCTGCCTCGGCTTCGTGCTGCGCGGGATCTTCCTGTGCACCCGGGCCGAGGTCGAATTCTTCCTGTACGGCGTGCAGTGGTTCTATCCCGAGCTGTACGACGATTTCGTTTCTCCGATCCCGCCCGAGGAACGCGGCGACCTGCTGCAGGCGTACGCGCGCCGGCTGCTGTGCGACGATCCGCGCCAGTACTGGCCGGCGGCGCGCGCCTGGAGCCGCTTCGAGGGACGCCGCGTGTTCCTGCTGCCGCAGGAAGAGGAGGGTTCGTCCGACACCCTCGACCTGGGCGTGGGCCGCCTCGAGGCGCACTACATGGCCCACGGCGCCTTCTTGGACGAGGGGCAGCTGCTGCGCGACTTGCCGCGCATCGCCCATCTGCCGGCGGTGATCGTGCAGGGCCGCTACGACGTGATCTGCCCGCCCCTGTCCGCCTACCGCCTGCACCAGGCCTGGCCCGGCTCGCGCCTGCACATGATCGCCGACGCCGGCCACGGCGCCCTCGAGACCGGCATCGCGCGTGCGCTGGTGGCCGCCACCGAGCAGTTCAAGCGCCACGGCCGCTTCGAATGA
- the phbB gene encoding acetoacetyl-CoA reductase, giving the protein MTNRVALVTGGMGGLGEAICIKLAALGYTVVTTYSPGSKKAEGWLASMREQGQDFKAYECDVADYESAQACVSKVVQEVGPVDVLVNNAGITRDMTFKKMDKVNWDAVMKTNLDSVFNMTKPVADGMVERGWGRIINISSVNGQKGAFGQTNYSAAKAGIHGFTKALALEVARKGVTVNTISPGYIGTKMVTDIPTEVLETKILPQIPMNRLGKPEEVAGLVAYLSSDEAAFVTGANIAINGGQHMQ; this is encoded by the coding sequence ATGACGAACAGAGTGGCATTGGTAACCGGCGGCATGGGCGGTCTGGGCGAGGCGATCTGCATCAAGCTGGCGGCGCTCGGCTATACGGTCGTGACCACCTATTCCCCGGGTAGCAAGAAGGCCGAAGGCTGGCTGGCGTCGATGCGCGAGCAGGGCCAGGATTTCAAGGCCTACGAGTGCGACGTGGCCGACTACGAGTCGGCCCAGGCCTGCGTGAGCAAGGTGGTGCAGGAAGTCGGCCCGGTCGACGTGCTGGTCAACAATGCCGGCATCACGCGCGACATGACGTTCAAGAAGATGGATAAAGTGAATTGGGACGCGGTCATGAAGACCAACCTGGATTCCGTGTTCAACATGACCAAGCCGGTCGCCGACGGCATGGTCGAGCGCGGCTGGGGCCGCATCATCAATATTTCGTCGGTGAACGGCCAGAAGGGCGCCTTCGGCCAGACCAATTACTCGGCGGCCAAGGCCGGCATCCACGGCTTCACCAAGGCACTGGCGCTGGAAGTGGCGCGCAAGGGCGTCACCGTGAACACGATTTCTCCGGGCTACATCGGCACCAAGATGGTCACCGACATCCCGACCGAAGTCCTGGAAACCAAGATCCTGCCGCAAATTCCGATGAACCGCCTGGGCAAGCCGGAAGAAGTCGCCGGCCTGGTGGCGTACCTGTCGTCGGACGAAGCCGCCTTCGTTACCGGCGCCAACATCGCCATCAACGGCGGCCAGCACATGCAGTAA
- a CDS encoding S41 family peptidase produces the protein MRANYKNAGLVTLGVILGVAVTMQFSALAHKPVEDAMPIDSLHQLAHAYDVVRADYVEPVDERKLLTNAVSGMVASLDPHSAYLDRAAYRELREGTEGKFVGIGIEIGQSDEGYVKIVAPIEDSPAWRAGIKPGDLIARIDGAAVRDMDLDAAIKRMRGEPDSKVVLTIVRAGAPAPLEVTITRAEIVQKSVKGKIVAPGYAWVRIAQFQEMTVPDLANRLAALARAEPQLKGLVLDLRNDPGGLLQSAIGVAAAFLPKGTEVVATDGQLEESKAHYYGIPEHYMMGRGIDPLGKLPALYKTLPLVVLVNTGSASASEIVAGALQDTHRAAIVGSPTFGKGSVQTIRPLGGGSAVKLTTARYYTPNGRSIQARGIVPDFPVDENAQDDGWNALRMREADLQRHLSNDRSGEEAAHQDDFAEQMRILARARTRKPLDFGSSDDFQLAQALRRLQGLPLQLSKRAGPPAPLAQQAHRERP, from the coding sequence ATGCGCGCCAATTACAAGAATGCCGGCCTCGTCACCCTCGGCGTGATCCTCGGGGTCGCAGTCACCATGCAGTTCTCGGCGCTGGCGCACAAGCCGGTCGAGGACGCCATGCCCATCGACAGCCTGCACCAGCTGGCGCACGCCTACGACGTGGTGCGCGCCGACTACGTCGAGCCGGTCGACGAGCGCAAGCTGCTCACCAACGCCGTGTCCGGCATGGTGGCCTCGCTCGACCCGCACTCGGCCTACCTCGACCGCGCCGCCTACCGCGAACTGCGCGAAGGCACCGAAGGCAAGTTCGTCGGCATCGGCATCGAGATCGGGCAAAGCGACGAGGGCTACGTGAAAATCGTCGCCCCGATCGAGGATTCGCCGGCCTGGCGCGCCGGCATCAAGCCGGGCGACTTGATCGCCCGCATCGACGGCGCCGCCGTACGCGACATGGACCTCGACGCCGCGATCAAGCGCATGCGCGGCGAACCGGACAGCAAGGTGGTGCTGACCATCGTCCGCGCCGGGGCGCCGGCGCCGCTGGAAGTGACGATCACGCGCGCCGAGATCGTGCAGAAAAGCGTCAAGGGCAAGATCGTGGCGCCCGGCTATGCCTGGGTGCGCATCGCCCAGTTCCAGGAAATGACGGTGCCGGACCTGGCCAATCGGCTGGCGGCGCTGGCCCGCGCCGAACCGCAACTGAAGGGGCTGGTGCTGGACCTGCGCAACGATCCCGGCGGCCTGCTGCAAAGCGCGATCGGCGTGGCCGCCGCCTTTTTGCCGAAGGGGACGGAAGTGGTGGCCACCGACGGCCAGCTCGAGGAATCCAAGGCGCACTACTACGGCATTCCGGAACACTACATGATGGGGCGGGGCATCGACCCGCTGGGCAAGCTGCCGGCTTTATATAAAACCCTGCCGCTGGTGGTGCTGGTGAATACCGGCTCGGCCTCGGCCTCGGAAATCGTGGCCGGCGCGCTGCAGGACACGCACCGCGCAGCGATCGTCGGCAGCCCGACCTTCGGCAAGGGTTCGGTGCAGACCATCCGCCCGCTCGGCGGCGGCAGCGCCGTGAAACTCACCACCGCGCGTTACTACACCCCGAACGGGCGCTCGATCCAGGCGCGCGGCATCGTGCCCGACTTTCCTGTCGACGAGAATGCGCAAGACGACGGCTGGAACGCGCTGCGCATGCGCGAAGCCGACCTGCAGCGCCACCTGTCGAACGACCGCAGCGGCGAGGAAGCGGCGCACCAGGACGATTTCGCCGAGCAGATGCGCATCCTGGCGCGCGCCCGTACCCGCAAGCCGCTCGACTTCGGCAGCAGCGACGATTTTCAATTGGCGCAGGCGCTGCGCCGGCTGCAGGGCTTGCCCTTGCAACTGTCGAAACGCGCCGGGCCGCCGGCGCCGCTGGCACAGCAGGCGCATCGAGAGCGACCCTGA
- a CDS encoding amino acid deaminase, with translation MSLLPGVLSLSELEEQRLPPGTKGLAIGAPLRQGAIGVQGWNVLRGDTGLPVAVLKTAALRHNLAWMRDFCARHGASLAPHGKTTMCPQLFGAQLAHGAWGITLATPAQVQVAHRFGVRRVLLANQLVAPGDLRIVLALLRDDPEFDCVVLADSLAGVARLAEAVAAQPLTATASAAVARPLPVLVELGLQGKRAGCRTPEAALTVARALAGSPGLVLAGFEGYEGLLVSHDHEADLGAVRAFVDALCALVPAADDEGLFQGGEIMVSAGGSAYFDLVARGFASMPELSRPLRPILRSGCYVTSDHGLYRAALAQLDAREGAVSAGAASADGLRPALEIWSVVQSRPEPDLAILGMGKRDASHDAGLPQPLLCHRPGPGLPTALPAGCEIVKLNDQHAYLRLPEGPVRAALQVGDLVGCGISHPCTTFDRWPLLLGVDDDYAVRGAFNTFF, from the coding sequence ATGAGCCTGCTGCCCGGCGTATTGTCCCTGTCCGAACTGGAAGAACAGCGCCTGCCGCCCGGCACCAAGGGCCTGGCGATCGGCGCGCCGCTGCGCCAGGGCGCCATCGGCGTGCAGGGGTGGAACGTGCTGCGCGGCGATACCGGGCTGCCGGTGGCGGTGCTGAAGACGGCGGCCCTGCGCCACAACCTGGCATGGATGCGCGACTTTTGCGCGCGCCACGGCGCCTCGCTGGCGCCGCACGGCAAGACCACCATGTGTCCGCAACTGTTCGGCGCCCAACTGGCGCACGGCGCCTGGGGCATCACGCTGGCGACGCCTGCGCAGGTGCAGGTGGCGCACCGCTTCGGCGTACGGCGCGTGCTGCTGGCCAACCAGCTGGTCGCGCCCGGCGACCTGCGCATCGTGCTGGCGCTGCTGCGCGACGACCCGGAATTCGACTGCGTGGTGCTGGCCGATTCCCTGGCCGGCGTGGCGCGCCTGGCGGAGGCGGTGGCGGCGCAGCCGCTGACTGCTACCGCATCCGCCGCCGTCGCGCGCCCGCTGCCGGTGCTGGTCGAACTGGGTTTGCAAGGCAAGCGCGCCGGTTGCCGCACGCCGGAAGCCGCGCTGACGGTGGCGCGCGCACTGGCCGGGTCGCCCGGGCTGGTGCTGGCCGGCTTCGAGGGCTACGAGGGCCTGCTGGTGTCGCACGACCACGAGGCCGACCTGGGTGCGGTGCGCGCCTTCGTCGACGCCCTGTGCGCGCTGGTGCCGGCGGCCGACGACGAGGGGCTGTTCCAGGGCGGCGAGATCATGGTGTCGGCCGGCGGCTCCGCCTATTTCGACCTGGTGGCGCGCGGTTTCGCAAGCATGCCCGAGCTGTCGCGGCCGCTGCGCCCGATCCTGCGCAGCGGTTGCTACGTCACCAGCGACCACGGCCTGTACCGCGCCGCGCTGGCGCAACTGGACGCGCGCGAAGGCGCCGTCTCCGCAGGCGCCGCGTCCGCGGACGGCTTGCGGCCGGCACTGGAAATCTGGAGCGTGGTGCAGTCGCGTCCCGAGCCGGACCTGGCGATCCTCGGCATGGGCAAGCGCGACGCCTCGCACGACGCCGGCCTGCCGCAGCCATTGCTGTGCCACCGGCCCGGCCCGGGGCTGCCCACGGCGCTGCCGGCCGGCTGCGAGATCGTCAAGCTGAACGACCAGCATGCCTACCTGCGCCTGCCGGAAGGTCCGGTGCGCGCCGCGCTCCAGGTCGGCGACCTGGTCGGCTGCGGCATTTCGCACCCGTGCACCACCTTCGACCGCTGGCCGCTGCTGCTCGGCGTGGACGACGACTACGCCGTCCGCGGCGCCTTCAACACCTTCTTCTGA
- a CDS encoding acetyl-CoA C-acetyltransferase: MEDVVIVAAGRTAIGKFGGTLAKIPATELGAQVIKQLLAKTGIDPAAVSEVIMGQVLTAGAGQNPARQATLKAGLPEGVPASTLNVVCGSGLRATHLAAQAIACGDAEIVIAGGQENMSASPHVLNGSRDGFRMGDAKLTDTMIVDGLWDVYNQYHMGVTAENVARKYEISRAEQDEFAQQSQAKAEAAQNAGRFKDEIIPIEIPSKKGATIFDTDEYPKHGATVEALASLRPAFNKEGSVTAGNASGLNDGAAAVIMMSAAKAKELGLTPLARIKAYALSGLDPAIMGMGPVPAVRKCLEKAGWSHEDVDLMEINEAFAAQAVAVNKEMGWDTAKINVNGGAIALGHPIGASGARVLVTLLHEMVRRDAKKGLASLCIGGGMGVALAVER, encoded by the coding sequence ATGGAAGACGTCGTTATCGTGGCCGCCGGCCGTACCGCAATCGGCAAGTTCGGCGGTACGCTCGCCAAAATTCCGGCGACGGAACTCGGTGCCCAGGTGATCAAGCAATTGCTGGCCAAGACCGGCATCGATCCGGCGGCGGTCAGCGAAGTCATCATGGGGCAAGTGCTGACCGCGGGCGCCGGCCAGAACCCGGCGCGCCAGGCGACCCTGAAGGCGGGCCTGCCGGAAGGCGTGCCGGCATCGACCCTGAACGTGGTATGCGGCAGCGGTTTGCGCGCCACCCACCTGGCGGCCCAGGCGATCGCCTGCGGCGACGCCGAGATCGTCATCGCCGGCGGCCAGGAAAACATGAGCGCCTCGCCGCACGTGCTGAACGGTTCGCGCGACGGTTTCCGCATGGGCGACGCCAAGCTCACCGACACCATGATCGTGGACGGCCTGTGGGACGTCTACAACCAGTACCACATGGGCGTGACCGCCGAGAACGTCGCGCGCAAGTACGAGATCTCGCGCGCCGAGCAGGACGAATTCGCGCAGCAGTCGCAGGCCAAGGCCGAAGCCGCGCAAAACGCCGGCCGCTTCAAGGACGAGATCATCCCGATCGAGATCCCGTCGAAGAAGGGCGCCACCATCTTCGATACCGACGAGTATCCGAAGCACGGCGCCACCGTGGAAGCCCTGGCCAGCCTGCGCCCGGCCTTCAACAAGGAAGGCTCCGTTACCGCCGGCAACGCTTCCGGCCTGAATGACGGCGCCGCCGCCGTGATCATGATGTCGGCGGCCAAGGCCAAGGAACTCGGCCTGACGCCGCTGGCGCGCATCAAGGCCTATGCCTTGTCCGGCCTCGATCCGGCCATCATGGGCATGGGCCCGGTGCCGGCGGTGCGCAAGTGCCTGGAAAAGGCGGGATGGTCGCACGAAGACGTGGACCTGATGGAAATCAACGAGGCGTTCGCCGCCCAGGCCGTGGCGGTCAACAAGGAAATGGGCTGGGATACGGCGAAGATCAACGTCAACGGCGGCGCCATCGCGCTGGGCCACCCGATCGGCGCTTCCGGCGCGCGCGTGCTGGTGACCCTGCTGCACGAAATGGTGCGGCGCGACGCCAAGAAGGGTCTGGCCAGCCTGTGCATCGGCGGCGGCATGGGCGTGGCGCTCGCGGTCGAGCGTTGA